Proteins from a single region of Ammospiza nelsoni isolate bAmmNel1 chromosome 28, bAmmNel1.pri, whole genome shotgun sequence:
- the LOC132084894 gene encoding olfactory receptor 14J1-like: protein MSNNSSIRHFLLLALADTRQLQLLHFCLLLGISLAALLGNGLIISAVACGHLYTPMFFFLLNLALTDLGSICTTVPKAMHNSLWDTRNISYTGCATQVFFFLFFISTEFYLLTIMCYDRYVSICKPLHYGTLLGSRACAHMAAAAWASGFLTALLHTANTFSLPLCHGNAVGQFFCEIPQILKLSCSHSYLREIWLLAASVCLNFGCFVFIVFSYVQIFRAVLRIPSEQGRHKAFSTCVPHLAVLSLFLSTGTFAYVKPPSISTPSLDLALSVPYSVVPPALNPLIYSLRNQELKAAVRRMMTGWFQKH from the coding sequence atgtccaacaacagctccatcaggcacttcctcctgctggcattggcagacacgcggcagctgcagctcctgcacttctgcctcttgctgggcatctccctggccgccctcctgggcaacggcctcatcatcagtgCTGTAGCCTGTGGCCACCTGtacacgcccatgttcttcttcctgctcaacctggccctcactgacctgggctccatctgcaccactgtccctaAAGCCATGCAtaattccctctgggacactaGGAACATCTCCTACACAGGATGTGCTACACaggtctttttctttctgttcttcatttcAACAGAGTTTTAtctcctgaccatcatgtgctatgACCGCtatgtgtccatctgcaaacccctgcactacgggaccctcctgggaagccgagcttgtgcccacatggcagcagctgcctgggccagtggctttctcactgctctgctgcacacagccaatacattttccctgcccctgtgccatggcaatgctgtgggccagttcttctgtgaaatcccacagatcctcaagctctcctgctcacactCCTACCTCAGGGAAATTTGGCTTCTTGCTGCTAGTGTCTGTTTaaattttggttgttttgtgttcattgttttctcttatgttcagatcttcagggctgtgctgaggatcccctctgagcagggacggcacaaagccttttccacctgcgTCCCTCACCTGGCCGtgctctcccttttcctcaGCACTGGCACATTTGCCTACGTGAAACCCCCCTCCATctccaccccatccctggatctaGCCCTGTCAGTTCCATActcggtggtgcctccagccctgaaccccctcatctacagcctgaggaaccaggagctcaaggctgctgtgaggagaatGATGACAGGATGgtttcagaaacattaa